One window from the genome of Schistocerca piceifrons isolate TAMUIC-IGC-003096 chromosome 1, iqSchPice1.1, whole genome shotgun sequence encodes:
- the LOC124738683 gene encoding facilitated trehalose transporter Tret1-2 homolog, with protein sequence MKHTKPEPSEKKIIHWQQVAAATIANLSTLCVGCAMGWTSPVLPVLQLQYADVDGVWYSGVPLTKTEGAWMGALLPVGALIGSIPAGFITHRYGRKLPLLAFGLLLFAGWVMLVFYESLILLMVGRFICGLAAAGVTTIAPLYAEEVAAAEIRGALGTLLDLMLAAGLLVVYGVGIVLPVRWLTVTMAVLPLGFCAAFMLMPESPEYLHNRKRHEKAVRAEAWLHLEHSPPALASVLLDSAAIKQKDGLQLQQLDDERLRQLHAQRDQPRPEPEVPTKQKPPTLRACFIVFPLMAFQQLSGVDAILFYTVDIFAEAGTSISPQISTVITGAVQLVGTGASALLVENFGRRPLLIASGVLMSVSHLLLAVHQSWLWLHEAAGWLPLVTINVFLIGFAVGLGPLPWLLIAELLPSVSKKWAAGVAVCISWIACSIMTGLFDGFIEEYGTTPAYSLLGGICIIYTVFSAALVPETRGLQSQEIQQKLTDAGTPICFTCCTSEDSGDVI encoded by the exons ATGAAGCACACAAAACCCGAACCATCGGAAAAGAAGATCATCCACTGGCAACAAGTGGCCGCTGCCACTATTG CCAACCTGAGCACGCTGTGCGTGGGCTGCGCCATGGGCTGGACGTCGCCCGTGCTGCCGGTGCTGCAGCTGCAGTACGCCGACGTGGACGGCGTGTGGTACTCCGGCGTGCCGCTCACCAAGACGGAGGGCGCCTGGATGGGCGCTCTGCTGCCCGTCGGGGCTCTCATCGGCTCCATCCCCGCCGGCTTCATCACGCACCGCTACGGCCGCAAGCTGCCTCTGCTCGCCTTCGGCCTCCTCCTCTTCGCCGGCTGGGTCATGCTCGTCTTCTACGAGTCG CTGATCCTGCTGATGGTGGGGCGCTTCATCTGTGGGCTGGCCGCGGCTGGCGTGACGACGATAGCGCCGCTGTACGCCGAGGAGGTGGCGGCGGCCGAGATCCGCGGCGCACTGGGCACGCTGCTGGACCTCATGCTGGCCGCCGGCCTGCTGGTGGTGTACGGCGTGGGCATCGTGCTGCCGGTGCGCTGGCTCACCGTCACCATGGCCGTGCTGCCGCTCGGCTTCTGCGCCGCCTTCATGCTGATGCCCGAGTCGCCCGAGTACCTGCACAACCGCAAGCGGCACGAGAAGGCGGTGCGAGCCGAGGCGTGGCTGCACCTGGAGCACAGCCCGCCCGCGCTGGCCTCCGTGCTGCTGGACAGCGCCGCCATCAAGCAGAAGGACGGCCTACAGCTGCAGCAGTTGGACGACGAGCGCCTCAGGCAGCTGCACGCCCAGCGTGACCAGCCGAGGCCCGAGCCCGAGGTTCCGACCAAGCAGAAGCCGCCCACGCTGCGCGCCTGTTTCATCGTCTTCCCGCTCATGGCCTTCCAGCAGCTCAGTGGCGTCGACGCAATCCTATTCTATACGGTTGACATATTCGCG GAGGCGGGCACCTCAATCTCGCCGCAGATATCCACAGTGATCACGGGCGCCGTCCAGTTGGTGGGCACCGGCGCTTCTGCCCTCCTCGTGGAGAACTTCGGGCGCCGCCCGCTGCTGATCGCCTCTGGCGTGCTCATGTCCGTGTCGCACCTGCTGCTGGCGGTGCACCAGAGCTGGCTCTGGTTGCACGAAGCAGCGGGCTGGCTGCCACTGGTCACCATCAACGTCTTCCTCATCGGCTTCGCCGTCGGCCTGGGCCCGCTACCCTGGCTGCTGATCGCCGAGTTGCTACCCTCCGTCTCCAAGAAGTGGGCGGCGGGCGTGGCCGTTTGTATCAGCTGGATAGCGTGCAGCATCATGACCGGACTCTTCGACGGCTTCATTGAGGAGTACGGCACGACACCGGCGTACTCGCTGCTGGGCGGCATCTGCATCATCTACACGGTCTTCTCCGCGGCGCTCGTACCCGAGACTCGCGGCCTCCAGTCGCAGGAGATCCAGCAGAAGCTGACGGACGCGGGAACgcccatctgcttcacctgctgCACTTCGGAGGACTCCGGTGATGTCATCTAG